The following coding sequences lie in one Mycobacterium sp. DL440 genomic window:
- the car gene encoding carboxylic acid reductase, whose translation MTTETREDRLQRRIAHLYDTDTQFADARPSDAVNTALAQPELRLPAIVKGVFAGYADRPALGQRAVDLVTDAAGRTTAVLQPRFETITYRQLGDRVQAVTNAWHNHPVKPGDRVAILGFTSVDYTTIDTALIELGAVSVPLQTSAPVTTLRPIVAETEPTVIAASIDFLDDAVELVRSGPAPRRLVVFDYRPQVDAQRESFEAAKAALAGTDVIVEPLADVLDRGRSLADAPLYTPGQPDPLTMLIYTSGSTGTPKGAMYPESKVANMWQLVSKATWDENQAVLPAITLNFMPMSHVMGRGILIGTLSSGGTAYFAARSDLSTFLDDLTLVRPTQLSFVPRIWDMLFQEYQSRVDRAGAGSEDAVLTEVREHLLGGRFVSAMTGSAPISPEMKTWVERLLDMHLLEGYGSTEAGSVFVDGHIQRPPVIDYKLVDVPDLGYFRTDQPHPRGELLVKSEQMFPGYYKRPEITAEMFDEDGYYRTGDIVAELGPDHVEYLDRRNNVLKLSQGEFVTVSKLEAVFGDSPLVRQIFIYGNSARSYLLAVVVPTDLAASKQAINDSLQDAARVAGLQSYEVPRDFLVETTPFSLENGLLTGIRKLARPNLKSHYGDRLEQLYTELAEGQANELSELRRSGAHAPVLDTVGRAAGALLGAATTDLAPDAHFTDLGGDSLSALTFSNLLHEIFDVDVPVGVIVSPATDLAGIAGYIEAQRHGSKRPTYASVHGRNATEVHARDLTLDKFLDADTLAAAPSLPKAPAEVRTVLLTGATGFLGRYLALEWLERMDLVDGKVIALVRAKSDAEARARLDATFDSAGPNSGGDPKLLAHYQELAADHLEVIAGDKGEADLGLDHDTWQRLADDVDLIVDPAALVNHVLPYSQMFDANALGTAELIRIALTTKIKPFVYVSTIGVAGGIKPGEFVEDADIRVISPTRQVDDSYANGYGNSKWAGEVLLREANDLCGLPVSVFRCDMILADTTYSGQLNLPDMFTRLMLSLVATGIAPGSFYELDADGNRQRAHYDGLPVEFIAEAISTLGVHVTEGFETYHVMNPHDDGLGLDEFTDWLIEAGYPVHPIDDYGQWLQRFETALRALPDKQRQASLLPLLHNYQQPSYPLLGAAAPTDRFRAAVQDAKIGPDKDIPHVTAPVIVQYITNLQQLGLL comes from the coding sequence ATGACCACCGAAACACGCGAGGACCGGCTCCAACGCCGGATCGCACACCTGTATGACACCGATACGCAGTTCGCCGACGCCCGCCCCAGCGACGCCGTCAACACCGCCCTCGCCCAGCCGGAACTGCGGCTGCCCGCCATCGTCAAAGGGGTATTCGCCGGGTATGCCGACCGCCCCGCGCTCGGGCAGCGCGCCGTCGATCTTGTCACCGATGCCGCCGGCCGCACCACCGCGGTACTCCAGCCTCGGTTCGAGACCATCACCTACCGCCAGCTCGGAGACCGCGTTCAGGCCGTGACCAACGCCTGGCACAACCATCCGGTGAAGCCCGGCGACCGCGTCGCCATCCTCGGGTTCACCAGCGTGGACTACACCACCATCGACACCGCCCTCATCGAACTGGGCGCTGTCTCGGTGCCGCTGCAGACCAGCGCCCCCGTCACCACACTGCGTCCCATCGTCGCCGAAACGGAACCGACCGTGATCGCGGCGAGCATCGACTTCCTCGACGACGCAGTCGAATTGGTCCGGTCGGGCCCCGCACCGCGGCGCCTGGTGGTATTCGACTACCGGCCCCAGGTGGACGCTCAGCGTGAGAGCTTCGAGGCGGCCAAGGCCGCACTGGCGGGTACCGACGTGATCGTCGAACCATTGGCCGACGTGCTCGACCGCGGACGCTCGCTGGCCGACGCACCGCTCTACACCCCGGGCCAGCCCGACCCGCTGACCATGCTGATCTACACCTCCGGCAGCACCGGCACCCCCAAGGGCGCGATGTACCCGGAGAGCAAGGTCGCCAACATGTGGCAGCTCGTTTCGAAGGCCACCTGGGACGAGAACCAGGCCGTGCTGCCCGCGATCACCCTGAACTTCATGCCGATGAGCCACGTGATGGGCCGCGGCATCCTGATCGGCACGCTGAGCTCGGGCGGCACCGCATACTTCGCCGCACGCAGCGATCTGTCCACCTTCCTGGACGATCTCACCCTGGTCCGGCCCACGCAGCTCAGCTTCGTGCCGCGGATCTGGGACATGCTGTTCCAGGAGTATCAGAGCCGGGTCGACCGTGCCGGAGCCGGATCCGAGGACGCAGTCCTCACCGAGGTCCGTGAACACCTGCTGGGCGGACGGTTCGTCTCCGCGATGACCGGCTCCGCGCCGATCTCGCCGGAGATGAAGACCTGGGTCGAGCGCCTGCTCGACATGCACCTGCTGGAGGGATACGGCTCGACCGAGGCCGGTTCGGTCTTCGTCGACGGGCACATCCAGCGCCCGCCGGTGATCGACTACAAGCTCGTCGACGTCCCGGATCTGGGTTACTTCCGCACCGACCAACCCCACCCGCGCGGTGAGTTGCTGGTGAAGTCCGAGCAGATGTTCCCCGGCTACTACAAGCGTCCCGAGATCACCGCCGAGATGTTCGACGAGGACGGCTACTACCGCACCGGTGACATCGTGGCCGAGCTCGGACCGGACCACGTCGAGTACCTCGACCGGCGCAACAACGTGCTCAAGCTTTCGCAGGGCGAGTTCGTCACCGTGTCCAAGCTGGAGGCGGTCTTCGGGGACAGCCCACTGGTGCGCCAGATCTTCATCTACGGCAACAGCGCCCGCTCCTACCTGCTGGCCGTCGTGGTGCCCACCGATCTCGCCGCATCCAAGCAGGCGATCAACGATTCACTCCAGGACGCGGCCCGTGTCGCCGGCCTGCAGTCGTACGAGGTTCCTCGCGATTTCCTCGTTGAGACAACACCTTTCAGCCTGGAGAACGGCCTGCTGACCGGTATCCGCAAGCTGGCCCGCCCGAATCTGAAGAGCCACTACGGCGATCGGTTGGAGCAGCTGTACACCGAACTGGCCGAAGGCCAGGCCAACGAGCTGAGTGAGCTGAGGCGCAGCGGAGCTCACGCCCCCGTTCTCGACACCGTCGGCCGCGCCGCCGGCGCACTGCTGGGTGCCGCGACAACCGACCTGGCGCCCGATGCCCACTTCACCGACCTGGGTGGAGATTCCTTGTCGGCGTTGACGTTCTCCAACCTGTTGCACGAGATCTTCGACGTGGACGTGCCGGTCGGCGTGATCGTCAGCCCGGCCACCGATCTGGCCGGCATCGCCGGCTACATCGAGGCGCAGCGCCACGGATCGAAGCGCCCGACCTATGCGTCGGTGCACGGACGTAACGCCACCGAGGTGCATGCCCGCGACCTGACGCTGGACAAGTTCCTCGACGCCGACACCCTGGCCGCCGCACCGTCGCTGCCCAAGGCTCCGGCCGAGGTCCGCACCGTGCTGCTCACCGGCGCCACCGGCTTCCTCGGCCGCTACCTGGCCCTGGAATGGCTGGAGCGCATGGACCTGGTCGACGGCAAGGTCATCGCCCTGGTCCGCGCCAAGAGCGATGCCGAGGCACGTGCGCGCCTGGATGCCACCTTCGACAGTGCTGGACCTAACAGCGGCGGCGACCCGAAACTGCTTGCCCACTACCAGGAATTGGCCGCCGACCACCTCGAAGTGATCGCGGGCGACAAGGGCGAGGCCGATCTGGGTCTCGATCACGACACCTGGCAGCGGCTGGCCGACGATGTCGACCTGATCGTCGACCCGGCCGCACTGGTCAACCACGTGCTGCCCTACAGCCAGATGTTCGACGCGAATGCCCTGGGTACTGCCGAGCTGATCCGTATCGCACTCACCACGAAAATCAAGCCGTTCGTGTACGTCTCGACGATCGGCGTGGCCGGAGGCATCAAGCCCGGCGAGTTCGTCGAGGATGCCGACATCCGGGTGATCAGCCCGACCCGGCAGGTCGACGATTCCTACGCCAACGGCTATGGCAACAGCAAGTGGGCCGGCGAGGTCCTGCTGCGCGAGGCCAACGATCTGTGCGGCCTGCCCGTCTCGGTGTTCCGCTGCGACATGATCCTGGCCGACACCACCTACTCGGGCCAGCTGAACCTTCCCGACATGTTCACCCGGTTGATGCTGAGCCTGGTGGCCACCGGCATCGCACCTGGATCGTTCTACGAACTGGATGCTGACGGAAACCGTCAACGTGCCCACTACGACGGCTTGCCCGTCGAGTTCATCGCCGAGGCTATCTCGACGCTGGGCGTACACGTGACCGAAGGTTTCGAGACCTACCACGTGATGAACCCGCACGACGACGGCCTCGGACTCGACGAGTTCACCGACTGGCTGATCGAGGCCGGCTACCCGGTGCACCCCATCGACGACTACGGGCAGTGGTTGCAGCGCTTCGAGACCGCGTTGCGTGCCCTGCCGGACAAGCAGCGTCAGGCCTCGCTGCTGCCGCTGCTGCACAACTACCAGCAGCCGTCGTACCCGTTGCTCGGTGCAGCCGCGCCGACCGACCGGTTCCGGGCGGCCGTGCAGGACGCCAAGATCGGGCCCGACAAGGACATCCCGCATGTCACAGCGCCCGTCATCGTGCAGTACATCACCAACCTGCAGCAGCTCGGACTGCTGTAA